In Streptomyces nojiriensis, the sequence AGGAGGCCGACGACCATGAAGAAGCAAATGGTTCGCCGCACCCACGCCACGTCCGGCCAGACGGTGTGGTCTCCGCCGAGCCAGTGGATCTCGTGCCCCGGTTCCACACCGGCACGATCCAGGATTTTTCGGAGTTCCTTGAGGGATCCGGCCTTGCCGACCCGCCTGCCGCCCACCGAAACCGGCCGCAAGCCGAGTTCTCCAGGCGGCCCCACGGACACCTCGGGCGTGTTCGCCATAACACCAGCCTGCCGCTCGACCGCGAGCGGCGCCCCTCGAGCGCCTCCTTGTGCGCCCCTTTGTGCGCCCCCCACCAGGGTGCGCCGGACCCGCCGCAGAGGGAGGCTGGTGTTGACGTATTGGTGTTGCTCGACCCCCGGAGGAGTCCCATGCGTGCTCGAATTCTCGCGGTCACCGCCGCCCTCGTACTGGCCGCCTTCGGCGCCACGATCTCCGTTGCACAGGGCGCCGTACCGACCGTCCCCGGACCGACGTGCGAGTCCCACCAGGGAACCGTGGAGTACGACTCCGCCACTGGCATCTACAACTGCGTGGGCGGCTATTACGACGGCGAACGCATCACCAGCTGAATACGCCTCAGCCCGCGGCAGTACGCAAGAACCGCACCAGGTCGTCGACCTCGTAGCCGAGCTTCGGCCCGCGCTCGGCGGCCATCAGCAGCAGCTGGCCCACGATCTCCGCACCCCAGCCGTCCGTACCGTCCTCGGACCACTCCCACAGCTTCTCGATGCCGAGGTCTGACATGAGCAGCCCGTACTCCGTCCGGACCTCCCGGCAGGTCTCGGCGACGGCATCCAGCAGCCGCGCCCCCGGCCGTTCGCAGCGCAGCCCGAAGTACCCGCCGACGTACTCGACGACGCACCCCTGCGGCGGCCGCGCCTCGATGCGCTCGTAGCTCGGCGGCTCCCCCACCGGGCAGTGGATCAGCGTGAACCGCTGCCACCCCGGCGGCGGAGGCGGCTTGGGCCGCCATGCGGTCAGCCCGAAGGCCTCCTGCACCAGCGCGGTCGCCTCGTCCGCCGTGTCGGCCGTCCGCGCCTCCCGCCGGTCCCCGTCGTCCCCGACGGCCGTCCAGAGCCCGCCGCCCTCGTCGCTCTGCACCCGCACGGACAGTCCCATGCCGCCACGCCTCCACGCGCCACTGGCGAGGGCCGCCTCCAGCCCCCGCAGCTTCCAGCCGAGTTCGAAGGCGAAGTTCACCGCCTCCACGGACTCACTCACGCGCCCGCCGCCCGCTCGTGCAGGACGGCGGCCAGCCGCAGCGCGGTGTCCAGGTTGCAGCGGCCGAGGTCGACCAGCGGCAGGCCGTACGTACCGGCGGCCGAGACCCGGTCCACGTCCAGCGAGGGGAACAGCACACCGACCCCGGCGAGCGATTCCCGCAGCTGCTGGACGGCCTCCTCGGCCGCCCGCATGCGCTCCTGTGGGGAGAGCACCATGACATGTCACCTTTCCACTCTGAGTATCCAACTTCTTCACACAGAGTGGCGACGCGCTCACTAGCCTTTCAAGTGCGGACCCCGCAACAACCGCACATGTTGCTCAGGGAGTTGCCATGGCACGAAAGAACCTCGATCCCTCCTCCTCACCCCGCGCCCTCCTGGGCGCGGAGCTGCGCGTAGCGCGCGAACGCGCGGGCATGAGCCAGGCCGAACTCGGCGAACGGCTCTTCGTCAGCGGCACGTTCATCGGCCAGCTCGAAGCCGGCACGCGCCGGATGCACCTCGAATACGCCAAACAGATCGACGAGATCCTCGGCACGGACGGCTTCTTCGCGCGCAACTGCGTGGCAGCGGCCGAGTCGAAGTACCCGGACCACTTCGCGGAGGCGGCCGAAGCCGAGGCTCGGGCGACCGCCATCCGGGAGTACGCACCACTGACCATCCCCGGATTGCTCCAGACGGAGGCGTACGCGCGCGCTGTCTGCCGCGCATACCAGCCGACGGCACCGGAGCGGGTGATCGACGAACTGGTTACGAACCGTCTGGACCGTGCCGCACTGCTCGCCGAGCCAACAACTCCACTGTTGTGGTGCGTGTTCGGCGAGGCCGTGCTGCGGTGCGAGGTGGGAGGTCCAGGGGTGATGGCAGAGGCCTTGAAGCACATCACCGCACTGATCCGAGCACACCGGATCATCGTCCAGGTCATTCCGTTCCGAGCGGGAGCACACGCCGCCATGGGCGGCTCACTTCAGCTGTTGGCATCCGACGATGGTCCGACACTCGCCTACGTTCAAGGCAACGGAACGGGTCAGCTGTTCGACGATCCAGCCACGGTCTCTCGGCACTCCCTGACCTACGATCTCCTCACGGCCAGTGCGCTGTCGCCCGCACAATCCCTGGCCTTGATCGAGTCCGTAGTGGAGGGGTACGAACGTGAAGCAGCAGCCTGACTACGACCTGTCGATGGCCATCTGGCACAAGTCCAGTTACAGCGACGGTAGTGGAGGCAGCTGTGTGGAGATGGCCACCTGGCGGAAGTCCACTCACAGCGGCGGTGACGGCGGCAACTGCCTGGAAGTGGCCGACGGGCACCCCGGCCTCGTCCCCGTGAGGGACTCCAAGCAGCCCGAAGGCCCGCACGTGGTGTTCCACGCGCAGGCCTGGGCCCGGTTCGTCGGGTCGCTCTGAGCGATCAGAGACCGTCGGTGAACAGCAGCTTGTTCGGGCTGTCGTCGCTGAGGTTCTGGACGATGTCCTTCGTGGACACCTCGTCCAGGAAGTCCGACACCTCCGCCGGCAGCGCGTTCGGGTGCTCCGACTTGTAGAGCGCGGCCACACCGGTGACGTGCGGCGCGGCCATGGACGTACCGTCCAGGGCCACGCTGCCGCCGCCCAGACGCGCCGAGATGATGTCCTTGCCGGGGGCGTAGAGGTCCAGGCAGGTGCCCCAGTTCGAGAAGTCGGTCTCCTCGTCGAAGCGGTTCGTCGCGCCGACCGTCACCACGCGTGCGGCGGACGCGGGCGAGACCCGGCAGGCGTCGATGTTGTCGTTGCCCGCCGCGATGACCGGCAGGACGCCCCGGTCGGACACGGCGGTCACGGCGTTGTTGACCGCTTCGAGCCGGCCGCCGCCCAGCGAGGCGTTCAGGACGGCCGGCTGCCGGATGTTGTTGGCCACCCAGTCGAAGCCCGCGATGATGCCCGACCAGGAGCCGCGGTTGTCACAGCCGAGGACCCGGACGCTGACCAGGCTCACCTTGCGCGCCACGCCGAAGGTCGTCCCGCCGACCGTGCCCGCGACGTGCGTGCCGTGGCCGTTGCAGTCCCCGCCGTTGCGGCCGTCCCCGATCGCGTCGAAGCCCGGCCGCGCACGGCCGCCGAAGTCGGGGTGCCGGAAGTCGATGCCGCTGTCGACGATGTACGCCGTCACGCCCTCGCCGCTGCGGTTGGCGCTGAAGTCGTTGTCCAGCGGCAGGAACCGCTGGTCGATGCGGTCCAGGCCCCAGGAGTTGGACGGCGACTTGGTCCTGACCCCCTTCGCGGGGGTCGGCGGCGCGGTCACCGTCGCGTCCTCCGTCACGGACGTCACACCGACCGCCCCACGCACGGACTTCAGCTGCTCCGCCGTGAGGGACGCCGCGAAGCCGTTGATCGTCTTGGTGTAGGTGAACTTCGCCGCCAGGCCCAGTCGCTTCGCGAACGCCGCCGGGGCGACCTTCTTGTCGAGGGTGACGATGTAGCTGCCCGGGATGGCGTCCGCAGACGTGAGGAGCGGCGCCGGGGTCGGCTCCGGGGTGTCGGCGGAAGCCGCGCCGGCCGCGACGGGGGTCAGTGCGAGAAGGGCGGCGGCGGTCAGGGCTGCGAGCTGACGCATGAAGGGAACTCCCTGGAGTGCGTGGTACATCGGCATGGAGGAGCCGCCCCCGCGGTCTGGAGTCCTCCGCGGGTGCGGCCCCCCTTTGCATCGGGCGCCGCCTCGGCGCGCCTTGAACCATCGCCGCCACCTGGCCGATCATCCGTTCGCCGCGTCGACCTGCCGTGTCGGACACGCTGCAGAAAGGGTTAATCCCTTGTGCCGCCGGGGCTGCGGGCAGCTCCGGCTCGGGTGCGGAAACCCGTACGGGATTCACCCGTACGTCCGGCCCCCGGATCAGGGAGCGCGCGGCCGGTGCCCGCCGTGCACCCGCCACACCCGAGGGCGTCGTTGACCGGCCCTGCCGCGCGTGATGGCCTCGGGCCATGCGCATCCGTCTGAGCCGGGCCCTGCCCGTGGCCGCCGCCGTACTGGCCGCCGTCGCCGCCCGGCCCGTCGCCGCGGCCACCGCCGACGTGCCGGGACCCGTACCGCCCGCGGCCCCCACCGCTGACCACGCCACGTACATCGTCACCGTGCGGGGGGACGCCGACCCGGCGGAGGTGGCCGAGCGGGTCGGCGCCACCCCGGTCCACGTCTACCGCACCGTGCTGCACGGCTTCTCCGCCCGGCTGAGCCCCGACCAGGTCGAGGCACTGCGCGCGATGCCGGACGTCGTGACCGTCGAGGAGGACAGCGGAGCCACCGGCTTCGGCACCGCCTTCTGAGGCCCGGGCTCCGGGTCCGGGATCAGAGACCGCCGGTGTACAGCAGCTTGTTCGGGGAGGACGTGCTGACGCCGGTCAGCACGTCCTTGGTGGACTCCTCCTCGAGGAACGCGGCGATCTCGGCGGGCTCGGCCGCCGGGTGCGCCTGCTTGTAGAGGACGGCGACACCGGCGGCGTGCGGCGCGGCCATGGACGTGCCGCTCAGGGCCACGCTGCCGCCGCCGAGCTGGGCGGAGACGATGCCCTCGCCCGGTGCGTACACGGAGACGCACGCACCCCAGTTGGAGAAGGAGGTCTCCTCGTCATACTGGTTGCTCGCCGCGACCGTGAACACCTTCTCGCCGGATGCCGGCGAGACGGAGCACGCGTCCTTCGCGGAGTTGCCCGCCGCGACGACCGGCAGTACGCCCGCGTCGGTGACCGCGTTCGCGGCGCTGTTGACCGCGTCCGACCGCTCCCCGCCCAGGGAGGCGTTCAGCACCGCCGGCTGCTTGGCGTTCTTCGCCACCCAGTCCAGGCCCGCGATGATCCCCGACCACGTGCCCGTGCCGTCGCAGCCCAGGACGCGCACGCTGACCAGGCTCGCCTCCTTCGCGACCCCGTACGTCCGGCCCGCGACCGTGCCCGCGACGTGCGTGCCGTGGCCCTGGCAGTCCTGGCCGTCGCGGCCGTCGTCGACGGCGTCGAAGCCGAAGGCGGCACGGGTGGCGTCGGGCCCGCCGAACTCGGTGTGCCCGTAGTCGATGCCGGTGTCGAGGATGTACGCGGTCACCCCGGCGCCGTTGCCCT encodes:
- a CDS encoding helix-turn-helix domain-containing protein, whose amino-acid sequence is MARKNLDPSSSPRALLGAELRVARERAGMSQAELGERLFVSGTFIGQLEAGTRRMHLEYAKQIDEILGTDGFFARNCVAAAESKYPDHFAEAAEAEARATAIREYAPLTIPGLLQTEAYARAVCRAYQPTAPERVIDELVTNRLDRAALLAEPTTPLLWCVFGEAVLRCEVGGPGVMAEALKHITALIRAHRIIVQVIPFRAGAHAAMGGSLQLLASDDGPTLAYVQGNGTGQLFDDPATVSRHSLTYDLLTASALSPAQSLALIESVVEGYEREAAA
- a CDS encoding DUF397 domain-containing protein, with amino-acid sequence MAIWHKSSYSDGSGGSCVEMATWRKSTHSGGDGGNCLEVADGHPGLVPVRDSKQPEGPHVVFHAQAWARFVGSL
- a CDS encoding S8 family peptidase; this translates as MRQLAALTAAALLALTPVAAGAASADTPEPTPAPLLTSADAIPGSYIVTLDKKVAPAAFAKRLGLAAKFTYTKTINGFAASLTAEQLKSVRGAVGVTSVTEDATVTAPPTPAKGVRTKSPSNSWGLDRIDQRFLPLDNDFSANRSGEGVTAYIVDSGIDFRHPDFGGRARPGFDAIGDGRNGGDCNGHGTHVAGTVGGTTFGVARKVSLVSVRVLGCDNRGSWSGIIAGFDWVANNIRQPAVLNASLGGGRLEAVNNAVTAVSDRGVLPVIAAGNDNIDACRVSPASAARVVTVGATNRFDEETDFSNWGTCLDLYAPGKDIISARLGGGSVALDGTSMAAPHVTGVAALYKSEHPNALPAEVSDFLDEVSTKDIVQNLSDDSPNKLLFTDGL
- a CDS encoding protease inhibitor I9 family protein — translated: MRIRLSRALPVAAAVLAAVAARPVAAATADVPGPVPPAAPTADHATYIVTVRGDADPAEVAERVGATPVHVYRTVLHGFSARLSPDQVEALRAMPDVVTVEEDSGATGFGTAF
- a CDS encoding S8 family peptidase → MRLLARLAAAALLTVPPVAAGTASAAAPEPTPAPLKTAANPVPGKYIVTLEKGVDAAEAAQELGLKPSFVYTSAINGFAVPMTPPQLTIVRNSPGVKSVEEDATVQSVPRPSTAPGTRAPSNSWGQDRIDQKNLPLDDSFTAEGNGAGVTAYILDTGIDYGHTEFGGPDATRAAFGFDAVDDGRDGQDCQGHGTHVAGTVAGRTYGVAKEASLVSVRVLGCDGTGTWSGIIAGLDWVAKNAKQPAVLNASLGGERSDAVNSAANAVTDAGVLPVVAAGNSAKDACSVSPASGEKVFTVAASNQYDEETSFSNWGACVSVYAPGEGIVSAQLGGGSVALSGTSMAAPHAAGVAVLYKQAHPAAEPAEIAAFLEEESTKDVLTGVSTSSPNKLLYTGGL